From a single Nostoc sp. MS1 genomic region:
- the acsF gene encoding magnesium-protoporphyrin IX monomethyl ester (oxidative) cyclase, whose product MVNTLPKTETKTPSKETILTPRFYTTDFEKAANLDLSAQEAQLQAMLAEMRADYNRHHFVRDETFEQSWEHIDGETRQAFINYLERSCISEFSGFLLFKELSRKLKERSPLLAEIFQLMARDEARHAGFLNKAMGDFKLSLDLAKVTKTRTYTFFPIEWVLYTVYLSEKIGYWRYIIIYRHLEKYPENQFYPIFRYFESWCQDENRHGDIFKALLRSQPQLWKTWKARLWSRFFLLSVFATHTMTVHERAGFYKSLGLDATEFDHQVVQNTNETAGRAFPVMLNTEHPQFFPRLQCCAGYNMQISEIERSSQPKFIKLIRKLPLIAAIIWNLLLVYLIKPINTETLRETVR is encoded by the coding sequence ATGGTTAACACCTTACCCAAAACAGAAACAAAAACCCCCAGCAAAGAAACTATACTTACGCCCCGGTTTTATACCACGGATTTTGAAAAAGCCGCCAACCTAGATTTATCTGCTCAAGAAGCGCAACTACAAGCGATGTTGGCAGAAATGCGAGCAGACTACAACCGCCACCATTTTGTCCGGGATGAAACCTTTGAACAGTCCTGGGAACACATTGACGGCGAAACAAGGCAAGCCTTTATTAATTATTTAGAACGCTCTTGCATTTCTGAGTTCTCCGGCTTCTTGTTGTTTAAGGAATTATCCCGCAAGCTGAAAGAACGTAGCCCACTGTTAGCAGAGATATTCCAACTGATGGCGCGTGATGAAGCCCGCCACGCCGGATTTTTGAACAAAGCAATGGGCGATTTTAAACTCTCCCTAGATTTAGCGAAGGTAACTAAAACCCGCACATATACATTTTTCCCCATTGAATGGGTACTCTACACCGTCTACCTATCAGAAAAAATCGGCTATTGGCGTTACATCATTATCTATAGACATTTAGAAAAGTACCCAGAAAATCAGTTTTACCCCATCTTCCGCTACTTTGAAAGTTGGTGTCAGGACGAAAACCGCCACGGAGATATATTCAAGGCACTTTTACGTTCTCAACCGCAACTATGGAAAACTTGGAAAGCTAGGCTATGGAGTCGCTTTTTTCTGCTATCGGTATTTGCAACTCATACGATGACAGTTCATGAACGCGCTGGTTTTTACAAATCATTGGGACTAGATGCTACAGAATTTGACCATCAAGTTGTACAAAACACTAACGAAACGGCAGGACGGGCTTTTCCTGTCATGTTGAATACTGAACATCCCCAATTCTTCCCTCGGCTGCAATGCTGCGCTGGTTACAATATGCAGATTTCTGAAATTGAGCGTAGTTCTCAGCCTAAATTTATAAAGCTAATTCGTAAACTACCTTTGATAGCAGCAATTATCTGGAATCTTTTGTTGGTTTACCTCATCAAACCCATTAACACTGAAACTTTGCGAGAAACCGTGCGTTAG
- a CDS encoding efflux RND transporter permease subunit — protein MNISEIFIRRPVMTVLVMVGVLIFGLMSYTMLPVSDLPNVDFPSIQVTANLPGANPETMASSVATPLEQQFSSIAGLSSMNSTSSLGTTQITLQFDLSRQIDGAAQDVQAAISKAAKQLPTNMPNPPSYRKVNPADQPILYISLNSEILPLSTVDKYAETLLAQRLSMVDGVAQVQVYGSQKYAVRVQLDPESLSAKGIGVDEVATAIAQGNVNLPTGTLYGSKQNFTIQANGQLNDAASYRSLVVTYRNGAPVLLGEIAQVLDSVENDKIASWFFPDKGEKEPKKNAGVRAMVLAIQKQPGTNTVAVVEAIKKLLPDFRKQIPAAVNMEILYDRSQVIRESVDDVQFTLLLTIALVVLVIFLFLRNLSATIIPSLAVPLSLVATFGIMLLLGFSLDNLSLMALTLSVGFVVDDAVVMLENIVRHMEMGESRFEAALNASREIGFTILSMTISLVAVFIPVLFMSGILGRLFREFAMTISVAILISGVISLSLTPMLCSRFLRPPHHQGDGGEGEVGGEIDESNHPANLKHQSASKQNWTTRLYNLSESFFDKLLGAYDWSLKLSLKYHRTTMVISAAIVVATVYLFMIVPKGFIPSADVGQITANIQAAEDISFNEMVKHQQAVAAIAYKDPNVAAVNSSVGAGGPNLSANAGRIFLKLKERNHRQLGADDIVQELRPKLSRIPGVKVFLQNPPAINIGGQQTKAQYQFTLQSPNVQELYQYAPSLEKKLRALEDLQDVNSDLQIKNPQLRVNINRDLASTLGLTADQIETALSNAYGTRQVSTIYASDSQYQVIMGVEPKYQDNPQALDLLSIRSPNGQLVPLNAVATVTKDVGPLTVNHTGQLASVTISFNLKPGVSLGNVTSKIADIARQALPATISTGFQGSAQAFQSSIQGLGWLLLVAIFVIYIVLGILYENFIHPLTILSSLPSAGFGALLTLLIFHVDLNIYAFVGIILLIGIVKKNGIMMVDFAVVARQEGKSPYDAIYEACLVRFRPIMMTTMAALMGTLPIALGFGAGADTRRPLGLAVVGGLLFSQFLTLYLTPVFYTYMESWQTYLKKRNWRKSAKANSPVA, from the coding sequence ATGAACATTTCCGAAATATTTATCCGTCGCCCAGTCATGACGGTATTAGTCATGGTTGGGGTGTTGATATTTGGGCTGATGAGTTACACCATGTTACCCGTCAGCGACCTGCCCAATGTAGATTTTCCCTCAATTCAGGTAACGGCTAATCTACCAGGAGCCAACCCGGAAACAATGGCTTCTTCCGTGGCTACACCCCTAGAACAGCAATTTTCCAGCATAGCCGGCTTGAGTTCCATGAACTCGACCAGTTCCTTGGGAACTACACAAATTACCTTGCAATTCGACCTGAGTCGGCAGATAGATGGGGCGGCACAGGATGTACAGGCGGCAATATCCAAGGCGGCCAAGCAGTTGCCGACAAATATGCCTAACCCCCCATCTTATCGCAAGGTAAACCCAGCAGACCAACCAATCCTCTACATCTCGCTTAATTCCGAGATTCTGCCCCTATCAACCGTAGATAAATATGCAGAAACTCTATTGGCACAGCGCCTATCGATGGTGGATGGGGTGGCGCAGGTGCAGGTATATGGTTCTCAAAAGTACGCAGTCAGGGTGCAATTAGATCCAGAATCTCTTAGTGCCAAAGGTATAGGTGTAGATGAAGTAGCGACAGCGATCGCTCAAGGTAACGTCAACCTACCAACTGGTACACTGTACGGTAGTAAACAAAATTTTACCATCCAAGCCAATGGGCAATTAAATGATGCCGCCAGCTATCGTTCCTTAGTTGTCACTTATCGCAATGGTGCGCCAGTGCTGTTAGGAGAAATAGCCCAAGTTCTGGATAGTGTGGAGAACGATAAGATAGCGAGTTGGTTTTTTCCTGATAAGGGAGAGAAAGAACCAAAGAAAAATGCTGGTGTGAGGGCGATGGTATTGGCAATTCAAAAGCAGCCAGGAACTAATACCGTTGCTGTAGTGGAAGCAATTAAGAAGCTACTACCAGATTTTCGCAAACAAATTCCGGCTGCTGTGAACATGGAAATCCTGTATGACCGATCGCAAGTAATTCGAGAATCGGTGGATGATGTCCAGTTTACTCTGCTACTGACCATCGCCTTAGTTGTCTTGGTAATATTTTTATTCCTTCGCAACCTATCAGCAACAATTATTCCCAGTTTGGCAGTTCCCCTATCCTTGGTAGCTACCTTTGGGATCATGCTGCTGTTGGGTTTCTCTTTAGATAACCTATCTTTAATGGCGTTGACTCTCTCTGTGGGTTTCGTGGTAGACGATGCTGTCGTTATGTTAGAGAACATTGTCCGTCACATGGAAATGGGAGAAAGCCGATTTGAGGCGGCGTTAAATGCTTCGAGAGAGATTGGTTTTACTATCTTATCCATGACCATTTCTCTAGTTGCCGTCTTCATTCCCGTTCTCTTTATGAGTGGGATATTAGGCAGACTATTCCGCGAATTTGCCATGACAATTAGCGTGGCAATTCTCATTTCTGGGGTGATTTCCCTCAGCTTGACACCTATGTTATGTTCCCGCTTCCTACGTCCACCCCATCATCAAGGAGATGGGGGAGAGGGGGAAGTAGGGGGAGAAATTGATGAGTCAAATCATCCTGCTAATCTCAAACATCAAAGTGCAAGCAAACAAAACTGGACGACTCGCCTATATAACTTAAGTGAAAGCTTCTTTGATAAATTACTCGGTGCTTACGATTGGAGTTTAAAACTCTCGTTGAAATACCATCGCACAACGATGGTGATTTCCGCAGCCATTGTGGTGGCGACGGTGTATTTATTTATGATCGTTCCTAAAGGGTTTATTCCTAGCGCCGATGTCGGACAAATCACCGCCAACATCCAAGCTGCCGAAGATATCTCCTTTAATGAAATGGTAAAACATCAACAGGCAGTTGCGGCGATCGCTTATAAAGATCCCAATGTGGCGGCTGTTAACTCCAGTGTGGGTGCTGGGGGGCCAAACCTTAGCGCCAACGCTGGACGAATTTTTCTCAAACTCAAAGAACGTAACCATCGCCAACTAGGTGCAGATGATATTGTCCAAGAACTCCGTCCCAAATTATCCCGCATTCCTGGGGTGAAAGTTTTCTTACAAAATCCCCCAGCCATCAACATTGGTGGACAACAAACAAAAGCCCAGTATCAATTTACCCTGCAAAGCCCCAACGTCCAAGAACTTTATCAATACGCCCCTAGCTTAGAAAAGAAACTCCGCGCTTTAGAAGACTTGCAAGATGTCAACAGTGATTTGCAAATCAAAAATCCCCAATTACGAGTCAACATCAACCGTGATTTAGCTTCTACTTTAGGCTTAACAGCCGATCAAATCGAAACAGCTTTGAGTAACGCTTATGGTACTCGCCAAGTTTCCACAATTTACGCCTCTGATAGTCAATATCAAGTAATTATGGGTGTAGAACCCAAATATCAAGACAATCCTCAAGCCTTAGATTTACTTTCCATCCGTTCACCCAATGGACAACTTGTACCCCTCAACGCCGTCGCCACCGTCACCAAAGATGTGGGGCCGTTGACAGTCAACCACACAGGACAACTAGCTTCTGTTACCATCTCCTTCAACCTCAAACCAGGAGTTTCATTAGGTAACGTCACCAGTAAAATTGCAGACATCGCCAGACAAGCCTTGCCAGCTACCATTAGTACAGGCTTCCAAGGTTCAGCCCAGGCATTTCAATCTTCCATTCAAGGTTTAGGATGGTTACTATTAGTAGCGATTTTCGTTATCTATATTGTCTTAGGTATTCTCTACGAAAACTTTATCCATCCCTTAACTATTCTTTCTAGTTTGCCCTCTGCGGGTTTCGGTGCATTACTGACGCTGCTAATATTTCATGTTGACTTAAATATTTACGCTTTCGTCGGTATCATCTTGTTAATTGGGATTGTGAAAAAGAACGGTATCATGATGGTTGACTTTGCCGTTGTCGCTCGTCAAGAAGGCAAAAGTCCTTATGATGCTATCTACGAAGCTTGCTTAGTCAGATTTCGCCCCATTATGATGACGACGATGGCAGCATTGATGGGAACCTTACCCATTGCTTTAGGTTTTGGTGCAGGTGCAGATACCCGTCGTCCTCTCGGTTTAGCCGTGGTAGGAGGGTTATTATTCTCCCAATTCCTCACCCTCTATTTAACGCCTGTGTTTTACACGTACATGGAATCTTGGCAAACATATTTGAAAAAACGCAACTGGCGTAAATCTGCAAAAGCTAATTCTCCAGTGGCTTAA
- a CDS encoding IS630 family transposase (programmed frameshift): MGSRLRVFLTPKQDKILFNLRTADVPQKVKDRAEVIRLSAHGWYVEKIADHFDWTAQTVREVLHRWEKQGLEGLWEKAGRGGKSRWAEADMAFLEKCLEQEPRTYNSVQLAQKLEQERSVKLSPDWLRQVLKKGVIWKRTRKSHKGKQDKVLQQIKQADLEMLELSAAAGEIDLKYMDESGFCAWSEPSYSYYFRGQQKRLEQSKRRGRRLSIIGFLQPLISFVYGLVIGGVSRKSYIQMMELEAAEAKQSGRIRVIVQDNGPIHRCKEVQQLWSKWEDMGLYIFFLPKYCSEMNPIELEWQHLKKDELASKTFDDELDLAYAVIDGVQRKGEKRNYSTKRVKFNSYSSA; the protein is encoded by the exons ATGGGCAGCCGTTTAAGGGTATTTCTGACTCCTAAGCAAGATAAAATTCTGTTCAACCTGAGAACGGCAGATGTACCCCAGAAAGTGAAAGACCGAGCCGAAGTGATCAGATTAAGCGCACATGGTTGGTACGTAGAGAAGATAGCAGATCACTTTGACTGGACTGCCCAAACAGTAAGAGAAGTTTTGCATAGATGGGAAAAACAAGGTCTAGAAGGACTGTGGGAGAAAGCAGGGCGGGGAGGAAAATCAAGGTGGGCAGAAGCTGACATGGCGTTCTTAGAAAAATGCTTGGAGCAAGAACCACGTACATATAATAGTGTTCAATTAGCCCAAAAATTAGAGCAAGAACGCTCCGTGAAATTGAGTCCTGACTGGTTAAGGCAGGTACTC AAAAAGGGGGTCATTTGGAAGCGAACTAGAAAAAGCCACAAAGGAAAGCAAGACAAAGTATTGCAGCAAATCAAACAGGCAGACTTAGAGATGTTGGAATTATCTGCTGCTGCTGGAGAAATCGATTTAAAGTATATGGATGAATCAGGGTTTTGTGCCTGGAGTGAACCCAGTTACAGTTATTACTTTCGAGGACAGCAAAAACGCTTGGAGCAAAGTAAACGTAGGGGGCGAAGGTTAAGTATTATTGGGTTCCTTCAACCCCTAATTAGCTTTGTGTACGGTTTGGTGATTGGCGGCGTTTCACGCAAATCCTATATCCAAATGATGGAGCTTGAAGCAGCAGAAGCCAAACAATCAGGACGCATCAGAGTCATCGTGCAGGACAACGGCCCGATACATCGGTGTAAAGAGGTTCAGCAATTATGGTCAAAGTGGGAAGACATGGGTTTGTACATCTTCTTTTTACCCAAATATTGTTCAGAAATGAATCCCATTGAATTAGAGTGGCAACACCTTAAAAAAGATGAACTTGCCTCGAAAACTTTTGATGACGAATTAGACCTTGCTTATGCTGTCATTGATGGAGTTCAAAGAAAAGGTGAAAAGAGAAACTACAGTACAAAACGTGTAAAATTTAACTCTTATTCTTCTGCTTAA
- the hemF gene encoding oxygen-dependent coproporphyrinogen oxidase, which produces MVRHFDNSLQESANHTVLPTSPTNNIPQDSRQRVQQFMQNLQDEICTALEQLDGEARFHQDYWQREGGGEGRTRVIREGRVFEQGGVNFSAVWGKGLPAAIVAQRPEAAGQEFFATGTSMVLHPRNPYVPTVHLNYRYFEAGSIWWFGGGADLTPYYPFAEDAIHFHQTHKNACDAHHPEYYPTYKRWCDEYFYLQHRREQRGIGGIFFDYQDASGKLYVGSQVDSAAAAYSQQVGNVSRNWEDIFAFVQSCGKAFLPAYVPIVERRQEIEYGDRHTLFQLYRRGRYVEFNLVYDRGTVFGLQTNGRTESILMSLPPLARWEYCYEPEPGTPEAQLTEFFLQPQDWVNQTNW; this is translated from the coding sequence ATGGTTCGTCATTTCGATAATTCTCTGCAAGAATCTGCAAATCACACAGTATTACCAACATCACCCACCAACAACATACCCCAGGATTCACGGCAGCGAGTGCAACAGTTCATGCAGAACTTACAGGACGAGATTTGCACAGCCTTAGAACAGCTTGATGGAGAAGCACGCTTTCACCAAGATTATTGGCAAAGAGAGGGAGGCGGCGAAGGACGTACCCGTGTAATTAGAGAAGGGCGAGTGTTTGAACAAGGTGGTGTAAATTTCTCCGCAGTGTGGGGTAAGGGTTTACCAGCAGCTATTGTGGCACAACGTCCAGAAGCGGCTGGACAAGAGTTTTTTGCCACGGGAACCTCAATGGTGCTGCATCCTCGTAACCCATATGTGCCAACGGTACACCTCAACTACCGCTACTTTGAAGCGGGTTCTATATGGTGGTTTGGTGGTGGGGCTGATTTAACTCCCTACTATCCTTTTGCAGAGGATGCTATTCATTTTCACCAAACTCATAAAAATGCTTGTGATGCCCATCATCCAGAGTATTATCCCACCTACAAACGTTGGTGTGATGAATACTTCTACTTGCAACATCGCCGAGAACAACGAGGCATTGGCGGTATTTTCTTTGATTATCAAGATGCTAGTGGTAAGCTTTATGTGGGTTCTCAAGTAGATAGTGCCGCAGCAGCTTACAGCCAACAAGTGGGGAATGTATCCCGCAACTGGGAAGACATATTTGCGTTTGTGCAGTCTTGCGGCAAGGCATTTTTACCAGCTTATGTACCAATTGTAGAACGGCGGCAGGAAATAGAGTATGGCGATCGCCATACTCTATTTCAGCTTTACCGTCGGGGTCGCTACGTCGAGTTTAACCTAGTGTATGACCGAGGGACGGTTTTTGGTCTGCAAACCAACGGACGCACAGAATCTATTTTGATGTCTTTACCTCCTCTAGCACGCTGGGAATACTGCTACGAACCAGAACCAGGTACACCAGAAGCACAGTTAACTGAGTTTTTCCTGCAACCACAAGATTGGGTAAATCAAACCAATTGGTAA
- a CDS encoding efflux RND transporter periplasmic adaptor subunit, with protein sequence MQTRKAFLKLAQHPLSGSKFWLLMLGLGYLCTACAASEAQSNGKDTAKKRPIPVVVASAVQKTVPLLVQATGTVEAYSTVDVKSKVGGQLMGVYFRQGQNVKKGDLLFTIDSRSLQAALMQAQANKAKDVAQVQQAQANLAKAQAQVRQAQANVEKAQAQVKQAQADVTKDVAQYTNANVQAQRYASLLKEGAISKEQAEQYQTTANAQQATVSSSQSGVSNAQAAVVAAQADVETAKAGVAAAQADVENAKALVAADQAAIDNAKVQLSYASIYSPINGRTGSLKVNQGNLVKADADDPLITISQIRPIYVTFSLPQRLLPDLKKYSADHKLEVDALPSKDRGKPVKGELSFVDSGVNPQTGTIQIKATFTNDSDRLVPGQFVNVVLKLTEQPSAITVPAPAVQPGQKGQFVYVVKPNKIAEMRPVTVGDTVGSETVIQQGLKAGEQVVIDGQFNLVPGATVQVKPAVGTRK encoded by the coding sequence ATGCAAACGCGCAAGGCTTTTTTGAAACTCGCCCAACATCCGCTTTCTGGTAGTAAATTCTGGCTACTAATGCTAGGGCTAGGTTACTTATGTACTGCTTGTGCAGCTTCTGAAGCACAATCCAATGGAAAAGACACTGCTAAAAAACGACCTATACCTGTGGTAGTCGCTAGTGCCGTACAAAAGACAGTTCCCCTACTTGTACAAGCTACAGGCACAGTAGAAGCATATTCTACAGTAGATGTCAAGTCTAAAGTTGGGGGGCAACTCATGGGTGTGTACTTTCGCCAAGGACAAAACGTCAAGAAAGGCGATTTACTGTTTACCATTGATTCTCGCTCCCTGCAAGCTGCACTCATGCAGGCTCAAGCCAACAAAGCCAAAGATGTGGCGCAAGTACAACAAGCACAAGCTAATTTAGCCAAAGCGCAAGCGCAGGTACGGCAAGCACAAGCCAATGTGGAGAAAGCCCAAGCCCAAGTCAAACAAGCACAAGCCGACGTTACTAAGGATGTAGCTCAATATACTAACGCCAACGTCCAGGCTCAACGCTATGCCAGTTTGCTGAAAGAAGGGGCAATTAGTAAGGAGCAAGCAGAACAGTATCAAACCACAGCTAATGCTCAACAAGCAACAGTTTCATCCAGCCAAAGCGGTGTAAGTAACGCTCAAGCTGCGGTTGTCGCCGCCCAAGCCGATGTGGAAACTGCCAAAGCTGGTGTTGCGGCTGCCCAAGCAGATGTGGAAAATGCCAAAGCATTGGTAGCCGCAGACCAAGCCGCCATAGATAATGCTAAAGTCCAGCTATCCTATGCTTCTATTTACTCCCCTATTAACGGGCGTACTGGTAGCTTAAAGGTGAACCAAGGCAATTTAGTCAAAGCCGATGCCGACGATCCTCTCATTACTATTAGCCAGATTCGGCCGATTTATGTCACATTTTCTCTTCCCCAAAGGTTGTTACCAGACCTAAAGAAATACAGTGCTGACCACAAACTAGAAGTAGATGCTTTACCGAGTAAAGATAGAGGCAAACCAGTCAAAGGGGAACTGAGTTTTGTCGATAGTGGTGTGAATCCCCAAACAGGCACTATTCAAATTAAAGCCACCTTTACTAATGATAGCGATCGCCTAGTTCCAGGGCAATTCGTCAACGTAGTCTTAAAATTAACTGAGCAACCCAGTGCAATTACTGTACCCGCCCCAGCCGTGCAGCCAGGACAAAAAGGACAGTTTGTTTACGTAGTCAAACCCAACAAAATCGCCGAAATGCGTCCTGTGACTGTAGGTGACACTGTTGGCAGTGAAACAGTTATCCAACAGGGATTAAAAGCGGGTGAACAAGTGGTTATAGATGGGCAATTCAATCTAGTACCAGGGGCTACGGTGCAGGTAAAACCAGCAGTAGGAACTAGGAAGTAA
- a CDS encoding HAD family hydrolase gives MYTNPNVTPRHPLNLQEISSDAIATLGKIRFIATDMDGTLTKQGKFSAAVLQALEDLMAAGIQVLIVTGRSAGWVNGLSSLMPVVGAIAENGGLFYPSGSEQPVLLTSITDVTQHRQDLAVVFQQLKLKFPQIEESGDNRFRITDWTFDVANLTPDELQIMGNICQEMGWGFTYSNVQCHIKPQGQEKAIALTKVLQEYFPNYSPDEVVTVGDSPNDESLFDRRYFPISVGVANVMKYVNQLHYLPTYVTSTAEGEGFCELCSYILKVESRDR, from the coding sequence ATGTACACAAATCCAAATGTTACGCCTCGGCATCCTCTAAATTTGCAAGAAATTTCCTCAGATGCGATCGCTACTTTGGGAAAAATTCGCTTCATTGCCACAGATATGGATGGTACTCTGACTAAGCAAGGAAAATTTTCGGCTGCTGTATTGCAAGCCTTAGAAGATTTAATGGCTGCTGGGATTCAAGTATTAATTGTCACTGGACGTTCGGCGGGTTGGGTGAATGGACTTAGTAGCTTGATGCCAGTAGTCGGAGCCATAGCGGAAAATGGGGGTTTGTTCTACCCTTCTGGTAGTGAGCAACCAGTATTATTAACGTCTATTACTGATGTAACTCAGCATCGGCAAGATTTAGCTGTAGTTTTTCAGCAGTTAAAACTGAAATTTCCGCAAATTGAAGAATCTGGTGATAATCGCTTTCGCATCACAGACTGGACATTTGATGTAGCTAATTTAACTCCAGATGAACTACAGATTATGGGTAATATCTGTCAAGAAATGGGTTGGGGATTTACTTACAGTAATGTTCAATGTCATATCAAACCACAAGGACAGGAAAAAGCGATCGCCCTAACAAAAGTTTTGCAAGAATATTTTCCTAATTATTCTCCAGACGAGGTTGTCACTGTTGGAGATAGCCCTAATGATGAGAGTTTATTTGATAGGCGTTATTTTCCGATTTCTGTAGGTGTAGCTAATGTAATGAAATATGTAAATCAATTGCATTATCTACCTACTTATGTAACAAGTACGGCTGAGGGGGAAGGATTTTGTGAGTTGTGTAGTTATATTTTAAAAGTAGAGAGTCGGGATAGATAA
- a CDS encoding SGNH/GDSL hydrolase family protein, protein MNNIKIQVYIMRKFPRKLISLSLALLMPACLPTNSANANSKVKVMSLGDSLCANNITALRNAVERTKFGAKIDWVGTKKDGTYKDSDNECHGGWSAAQVLQKPGANVRLPAWEKQPGSVRNWVESTKPDIVLIMIGTNDFFGSKERGDDTSGSLKESLQGIIDNIYAVRPKASIVIASIPPFKWNIDKGKDTNQTKTTTNEFLQQLVTRLSAQKKRIYFLDMHAAILARLRQSNIFQNDGLHLNNEGNQFMAEQWTNALTKVIQEKK, encoded by the coding sequence ATGAATAATATTAAAATTCAAGTCTATATTATGAGAAAATTTCCGCGTAAATTAATTAGTCTAAGTTTAGCTTTATTAATGCCAGCTTGCTTACCAACTAACTCTGCTAATGCAAATAGCAAAGTTAAAGTTATGTCTCTGGGAGACTCTCTATGTGCGAATAATATTACAGCATTGCGTAATGCAGTAGAGCGTACTAAATTCGGAGCTAAAATAGATTGGGTAGGAACTAAAAAAGACGGAACATATAAAGACTCAGACAATGAATGTCATGGAGGTTGGTCAGCAGCACAGGTTTTGCAGAAACCAGGAGCAAATGTTCGTTTACCAGCTTGGGAAAAGCAACCAGGAAGTGTTCGCAATTGGGTTGAATCCACTAAGCCAGATATAGTTTTAATTATGATTGGAACTAATGATTTTTTTGGCAGTAAAGAGAGGGGTGATGATACCTCTGGCTCTTTGAAAGAATCACTCCAAGGAATTATTGATAATATTTATGCTGTACGTCCCAAAGCATCTATTGTAATTGCGTCTATTCCCCCCTTTAAGTGGAATATTGATAAAGGGAAAGATACAAATCAAACTAAAACTACAACTAACGAATTTCTCCAGCAACTTGTGACACGACTATCTGCACAAAAGAAACGAATATATTTCTTAGATATGCACGCCGCTATACTTGCTCGTTTGCGTCAAAGTAATATTTTTCAAAATGATGGTCTGCACCTGAATAATGAGGGTAATCAGTTTATGGCTGAACAATGGACTAATGCTCTGACGAAAGTAATACAAGAGAAGAAATAG
- a CDS encoding DevA family ABC transporter ATP-binding protein, translated as MRQEAVIAIKNLNHYYGKGALKRQILFDINLEIYPGEIVIMTGPSGSGKTTLLSLIGGLRSVQEGSLQFLGVELAGASQNKLVQIRRSIGYIFQAHNLLNFLTARQNVQMAVELNEHISQGDAIAKSEAMLTAVGLENRVDYYPDNLSGGQKQRVAIARALVNNPPLVLADEPTAALDKQSGRDVVEIMQRLAKDQGTSILLVTHDNRILDIADRIVDMEDGILARDSQTAIVSYDTGAWSEKP; from the coding sequence ATGAGACAAGAAGCTGTAATTGCCATTAAAAATCTCAATCATTACTATGGCAAAGGCGCACTCAAAAGGCAAATTTTATTTGATATTAACCTAGAAATTTACCCCGGAGAAATTGTCATTATGACGGGGCCATCGGGTTCAGGTAAGACTACATTACTAAGCTTAATTGGTGGCTTGCGCTCAGTTCAAGAAGGGAGTTTGCAATTTTTAGGTGTAGAGTTAGCAGGCGCTAGCCAGAATAAACTGGTGCAAATTCGTCGTAGTATTGGTTACATTTTTCAGGCTCACAACCTGCTAAATTTTCTGACTGCAAGACAAAATGTGCAGATGGCGGTGGAGTTAAACGAGCATATTTCCCAAGGAGATGCAATCGCCAAATCAGAAGCAATGTTGACAGCCGTAGGTTTAGAAAACCGCGTTGATTATTACCCAGACAATCTTTCCGGTGGACAAAAACAAAGAGTTGCGATCGCTCGCGCCCTAGTCAATAATCCGCCCTTGGTACTAGCAGACGAACCAACAGCCGCCCTAGATAAACAATCAGGACGCGATGTCGTAGAAATTATGCAGCGTCTAGCTAAAGACCAAGGCACATCTATATTATTAGTTACTCACGACAACCGTATTCTAGACATAGCCGATCGCATCGTCGATATGGAAGACGGTATACTCGCTCGTGATTCCCAAACTGCGATCGTCAGTTATGACACGGGTGCGTGGAGTGAAAAGCCCTAA